A region of the Pseudomonas sp. J452 genome:
TCACGCTTGGCCTGGGAAACCCAGATCACGTCGTCGAACAGCAGCTCGTCGCAGTTGTTCGGGGTCAGGCGCAGGTGCGCCAGGCCCGGCGAGCAGACCATCACCTTGTGCAGTTTGCCGGCTTCGGAATGGACGCCAAGTTTCTTCTTGCTCATGTTCGAACTCCTTCTCTTAAAGGCTGAGGAAGCCGTCGTAGAGACCGTAGGCGGCAATGCCGGCGCCGATCAGGACGACAACGAAGATCACTTTTTCGATATTGGTGAACACCGGTTGGCCCAGTTCGCGCTTGGCCTTGGCGAACAGGATGGCACCCGGCGCGTAGAGCAGTGCGGAGAGCAGCAGGTACTGCACGCCCGCGGCATACACCAGCCACACCGCGTAGATAGTCGAGATCAGGGCGATCAGCAGATCCTTGTTACGTTGACCGGCATCGTTCTCGTAGGTCTCGCCGCGCACCGCCAGCAGCACCGCGTAGGCGCTGGACCAGAAGTACGGCACCAGGATCATCGAGGTGGCCAGGTACAGCAGCTTGAGGTAAGTGGCGTCGTTGAACAGGGTGATGACGAGGAACAGCTGGATCAGGCCGTTGGACAGCCACAGCGCATTGACCGGTACATGGTTGACGTTCTCCTTGCGCAGGAACTCCGGCATGGTGTGGTCCTTGGCCGAGGAGAAGATGATCTCCGCGCACAGCAGGGTCCACGACAGCAGGGCTCCGGCTAGGGACACGATCAGGCCGACACTGATCAGCATGGCGCCCCACGGGCCGACCACATGCTCGAGTACGCCGGCCATCGACGGGTTCTTCAGCCCGGACAGCTGGGCCTGGGCCAGGATGCCCTGGGACAGCAGGTTGACCAGCACCAGAAGCAACAATACGCCGACGAAGCCGATCACCGTGGCCTTGCCGACGTCGCTGCGTTTCTCGGCGCGGGCGGAGAAGATGCTCGCCCCTTCGATGCCGATGAATACCCAGACGGTGACCAGCATCATGTTGCGTACCTGATCCATCACGCTGCCCAGCTCGGTATTGCTCTCACCCCAGAAGTCGCCGGTGAACACGTCCATCTTGAAGGCGATGGCGGCAATCACGATGAACAGCGCCAGCGGCACCATCTTGGCGATGGTGGTGACGGTGTTGATGAACGCCGCTTCCTTGATCCCGCGCAGCACCAGGAAGTGCAGCAGCCACAGCAGTACCGAGGCGCAGATGATGGCCGGCAGGGTGTTGCCCTCGCCGAATACCGGGAAGAAGTAACCGAGGGTGGAGAACAGCAGCACCATGTAGCTGACGTTGCCGATCCAGGCGCTGATCCAGTAGCCCCAGGCCGAGGAGAAGCCCATGTAGTCGCCAAAACCGGCCTTGGCGTAGACATACACGCCGCCGTCCAGTTGCGGCTTGCGGTTGGCCAGGGTCTGGAAGACGAAGGCCAGGGTCAGCATGCCCACGCCGGTGATCAGCCAGCCGATCAGAGTGGCGCCGGCACTGGCGCTGGCGGCAATGTTCTGCGGCAGCGAGAAGATCCCGCCACCGACCATGGAGCCGACGACCAGGGCGACCAGAGCACCGAGTTTAAGTTTGTTGCTTGAGTCCGTCATGTTGCCCCCTAGGCTGTATTGGCAGCGTTTTTTTATTAGGCAGTGGTGGTGATGACCAAAGCATGACCGTGCACCTCGGCCATGCCGTGCAGACTGCTGAGCGCTGTGCACTGATGAATGCCGTTCAACTCAATCTGTCCTCCGTGCTGGTTATGTGGCGCCGTGGCGCTGGGCCACCGCTCTCTGACGGGGCGGCCATCTGTGCGCTATGGCAGGCTCACAGGCCATCTTTCTCGAGGTGGTCGAAGTCGACCGGCTCGCCTGGTTTCGCCCCAAGCTGCTCGCGGATGTCCTTGAACATGGCGTCGTACTCGGCATGCCCGCGCATGATTGGGCTGGAGTTGGGTGACAATCCGTGTTTGACCACTGCCTTGGTGATCAGGCTGGCGAAGTTGAAGGCGGTATCGCGGTGCATGTCGAACTCTTCGCAGAACTCGCGGCCCTCGATGGTGCCCGTCACTTTGAAGTGCATCAGCATGCCTTCGACCGCGTCGCGGCGAACCTCATAGAACACGTCGATCTCGAACTTCGGCATGTTCGGCATATTGAGTGGTGTAGTGCGGTGAAGATGACCTGGTTTAAACATGCTAGCCCCCATGGCCTTGCAGAACGGTCTGGCTTTGGTGTTGCGCTGGGGCGCCGTTTACTGCGTGCCATTTATTGGTACGGGCGTCCCTTGCCTTATGGAATGTAGTGCGCAATCTCCAACTAGCAAGCGCGCAGAAAGCTATTGAAAGTTGGCTTGACCTGCGTCATGTCGACTCTGCGGCTGGTGCGGGTATTGCTCGCCTTGCACTGGCTTGGCTGCTAGCCTCAGGCGCATGTATGCGTGTTGATAACTGGGGGCAGGGAAATGCTGGACTACGTGGCACTGGGGATTCTGATTTTCGTCGGCATCGTGCTGTTCTATGGGGTGATCGTCATTCATGACATCCCCTACGAAATAGCCGTGCACCGCAAGCATCCGCAACAGGATGCGATTCTGGTGGCGGGCTGGGTCAGCCTGTTCACCCTGCATGTGATCTGGCCGTTCCTGTGGATCTGGGCAACCTTGTACCGGGAGGATCGCGGTTGGGGCTTTTCCACCGGCGAGTCTGCGCAGAGCCCGCGTCTGCAGGCGCTGGAGCAGCAGGTCGGGGCCATACAGCAGCGCCTCGATGTGCTTGCCAGTAGCAGCGCGCCGAGCGTGGTTGACGCCCCCGCGGCACCGGTTGCACCCACGCCGCAGCAGGAGGGCTGAGCCATGGATTTGTTGTTGATCCTGACCTACACCGCCATCTGCGTCGTCATCTTCAAGGTCTTCAAGATTCCGCTGAACAAGTGGACCGTGCCTACGGCCATGCTCGGTGGCATCGTGCTGATCGGCAGCCTGATCTTCCTGATGAACTACAACCATCCCTATTCGGAAGTGTCGCGCAGCTACTTCGTCAGCACGCCGATCGTGCCGGCAGTCAGCGGCCAGGTGATCGAGGTGCCGGTGCAGGGCAACCGGCTCATGGAAAAGGGCGAGGTGCTGTTCCGCATCGACCCGACACCGTTCGAAAATCGGGTGAAGTCGTTCAAGGCGCAACTGGTTTCGGCCAGGGCCGATCAGTTCCGCGCCCGCGAGCTGGCCAAGCGCAATGTGGGTAATCGGCGTGATGTCGATATAACCACGGCGCGGGTCGATGACCTGCAGGCGCAGCTCAATATCGCTCAGTTCGAACTGGACAATACGGTGGTGCGGGCGCCCTCGCGCGGTTATGTCACCCAGGTGACGCTGCGTCCCGGTATCTACGCGGTGAAGATGCCGCTACGCCCGGCGATGATCTTCGTGCCCCACGAGGATTATTCCTATGTGGCCTGGATGCGGCAGAACAGCCAACTGCGCCTGAGCACGGGCGATGATGCCGAGATCGCTTTCGATGGCCTGCCGGGGCAGGTATTCAAGGCGCGGGTGAAGATGGTGCTGCCGGTGATTGCCGAAGGCCAGTTGCAGCCCTCGGGCAACCTGATGGGCTTTACCGGTTCGCCGCCGGCCGGCCGGGTGCCGGTGGTGCTGGAAGTGATCGATCCGGCCTTCGAGCCTTACCGCGACCTGATGCCGGGCGGCTCTTATGGCCAGGCTGCGCTCTATACCGAGCATTTCCATCATGTGGCGGTGATGCGCAAGATTCTGCTGCGCATGTCGTCCTGGATGAACTACTTCTTCCCGTTCCACTAAGTACAAAGGCCCCGTCGCCGGATATGCCGTGTCAGGCATATCCGGCGACGGGGCCTTTTTTGCGTGTCGCTTTCAGCGCGCCAGCATGGCCTGCGCCAGTTGCATGTCGCTGGCTTCGCCAGTGGGGTAGTGCGTGCGGGCATGGCGGAGGGCGACTTCGAGGAAGGCGCCGCGTATTTCGCCCTGGCTGGCGACGAAACTGGCGGCGTCGTCCTGTGCCTGCAGGATGATCTTGTCATCCTTGAACGACGAGGACGTGGCATCGCTGGTGCCACCAATCGACTCGATCGTGGTGTCGGTAGTGACCACGAAGCTGGTGGCCATGGCCAGCGGGCTGCAGAGCAGGCCCAGGATGGTCAGGTAATGTGCGGGTTTAAGGCGCATGGTGGTTCTCCTTGCCGTTGTTTAGGCTCCGCCCATTTTTAGAGTAGGCGGAACGCGTGGGATTCACTGCTTGGCGCGCAGTTGTTCGAGAGACAGGCGCATGTCGGTGGCCCAGCCATCAATGACCGGCTTCACATCGCTGGCGCTGAGCACCTGTTTGCTGTTTTCCAGGCTGGTGCCTGCGCCCTTGCGTACTACTTCGGCGACCACCTTGCTGCTGCCACCGTCGACGAAGGAAGCTTCGGTGGCGATTTCCACTGTCTGGTCGCGCTGGCCAGCGGCGGTGGTCGCGGCAGCCAGTACCAGGGCAATCGGGATCACTTCATAGGGTTGCAGGCCTTCGGTTTCCGCCGACACGGCGGTGATGGCCGGGCGAATGATCAAGGCCGAGCTGGTTGGCGCGTCGGCGATGCTAATTACCTTGCCCAGTTCGCGCCTCAGGGCCTGGTCGTAGTAGCGGGTGACGTCGTTCAGGGTGGCCTGCGGGATGCGCGAGTTGGGCTGCGGGCGCGGATGGAACTGGCTGGGCTCGATATACACCTGGGTATAGCGACTGATGTCCAGATTCGGATCGACCCAGCGCGCCACCTTGACCCCACTCGGGCTGGTCTGCTCGCTCAGGCGGTTGTAGTCCTGCAGAAAGCCCGAGTACTGGGCGGGCTCCACCAGCGTGCTGGCGCAGCCGGAAAGCAGCAGGCTGGCGGTCAGCAGGGATGTAGCAAGGCACTTGGTCATGTAGAGCTCCTGATGGTGGTTTTTCTTAGTGATTGCTGATGGCCTGGCTTGCCCCCTGGCCTGAAAAGCTGGGGGCTATATTGCTGCAAGCATAGTGAGCTGTTTGGGCAATGCCAGGTCTCACCGGTAGCTTGATGTGCTGAGATGACGCTGTGATTGACGGGTATCAATAAGCGGCAGCCTGCCGGGCTTACCGGGCCTGTGCTTGACGGCTATCAGTGCAAGCGGCAAAGAAATGGCCACACTGATGGAAACTATCACGGAGTTTGCCATGACTACCTTCGATCCGCGCGCCGCTCTAGATCAACTGTTCGCCGAGTACAGCAAGCGTGCCAATTCGATTCGTCGTGACCTCGGCCTGCCCCATCAGGCCGATTTTGCCGAGCAGGCCCAGGAACGGCAGAACGATGAAGTGCTGGAAGCCCTGCTGGCCGAGGCCGCGGCCGGATTGCGCCAGGTCGGCCTGGCGCGCCAGCGTCTCGACGAGGGCCGCTATGGCGACTGCCTGCGCTGTGGTGAGC
Encoded here:
- the arcD gene encoding arginine-ornithine antiporter, with protein sequence MTDSSNKLKLGALVALVVGSMVGGGIFSLPQNIAASASAGATLIGWLITGVGMLTLAFVFQTLANRKPQLDGGVYVYAKAGFGDYMGFSSAWGYWISAWIGNVSYMVLLFSTLGYFFPVFGEGNTLPAIICASVLLWLLHFLVLRGIKEAAFINTVTTIAKMVPLALFIVIAAIAFKMDVFTGDFWGESNTELGSVMDQVRNMMLVTVWVFIGIEGASIFSARAEKRSDVGKATVIGFVGVLLLLVLVNLLSQGILAQAQLSGLKNPSMAGVLEHVVGPWGAMLISVGLIVSLAGALLSWTLLCAEIIFSSAKDHTMPEFLRKENVNHVPVNALWLSNGLIQLFLVITLFNDATYLKLLYLATSMILVPYFWSSAYAVLLAVRGETYENDAGQRNKDLLIALISTIYAVWLVYAAGVQYLLLSALLYAPGAILFAKAKRELGQPVFTNIEKVIFVVVLIGAGIAAYGLYDGFLSL
- a CDS encoding DUF5064 family protein, translated to MFKPGHLHRTTPLNMPNMPKFEIDVFYEVRRDAVEGMLMHFKVTGTIEGREFCEEFDMHRDTAFNFASLITKAVVKHGLSPNSSPIMRGHAEYDAMFKDIREQLGAKPGEPVDFDHLEKDGL
- a CDS encoding DUF3302 domain-containing protein, whose amino-acid sequence is MLDYVALGILIFVGIVLFYGVIVIHDIPYEIAVHRKHPQQDAILVAGWVSLFTLHVIWPFLWIWATLYREDRGWGFSTGESAQSPRLQALEQQVGAIQQRLDVLASSSAPSVVDAPAAPVAPTPQQEG
- a CDS encoding HlyD family secretion protein, producing the protein MDLLLILTYTAICVVIFKVFKIPLNKWTVPTAMLGGIVLIGSLIFLMNYNHPYSEVSRSYFVSTPIVPAVSGQVIEVPVQGNRLMEKGEVLFRIDPTPFENRVKSFKAQLVSARADQFRARELAKRNVGNRRDVDITTARVDDLQAQLNIAQFELDNTVVRAPSRGYVTQVTLRPGIYAVKMPLRPAMIFVPHEDYSYVAWMRQNSQLRLSTGDDAEIAFDGLPGQVFKARVKMVLPVIAEGQLQPSGNLMGFTGSPPAGRVPVVLEVIDPAFEPYRDLMPGGSYGQAALYTEHFHHVAVMRKILLRMSSWMNYFFPFH
- a CDS encoding DUF2388 domain-containing protein encodes the protein MRLKPAHYLTILGLLCSPLAMATSFVVTTDTTIESIGGTSDATSSSFKDDKIILQAQDDAASFVASQGEIRGAFLEVALRHARTHYPTGEASDMQLAQAMLAR
- a CDS encoding DUF3313 domain-containing protein is translated as MTKCLATSLLTASLLLSGCASTLVEPAQYSGFLQDYNRLSEQTSPSGVKVARWVDPNLDISRYTQVYIEPSQFHPRPQPNSRIPQATLNDVTRYYDQALRRELGKVISIADAPTSSALIIRPAITAVSAETEGLQPYEVIPIALVLAAATTAAGQRDQTVEIATEASFVDGGSSKVVAEVVRKGAGTSLENSKQVLSASDVKPVIDGWATDMRLSLEQLRAKQ
- a CDS encoding TraR/DksA family transcriptional regulator encodes the protein MTTFDPRAALDQLFAEYSKRANSIRRDLGLPHQADFAEQAQERQNDEVLEALLAEAAAGLRQVGLARQRLDEGRYGDCLRCGEPINPARLAALPTAECCLACAEKPPT